The Kwoniella dendrophila CBS 6074 chromosome 3, complete sequence genome contains a region encoding:
- a CDS encoding ATP-dependent RNA helicase FAL1, producing MAGINAGDEKLVFESSEAVSVAPTFEALNLKEDLLRGIYAYNFEKPSAIQQRAIIPIMRGRDVIAQAQSGTGKTATFSISALQSIDTKIRESQVLVLSPTRELAIQIQTVVLALGDYMNVSCHACIGGTSVGEDIRKLEAGQQVVSGTPGRVFDMIRRRNLRTKDIKMLILDESDELLNKGFKDQIYDIYRYLPPATQVVVVSATLPHDVLEMTTKFMTDPIRILVKRDELTLEGIKQFFVAVEKEDWKFDTLCDLYDTLTITQAVIFCNTRRKVDWLTEKMREANFTVSSMHGEMVQKERDAIMAEFRGGQSRVLITTDVWARGIDVQQVSLVINYDLPTSRENYLHRIGRSGRFGRKGVAINFVTVEDVRILRDIEQYYSTQIDEMPMNVTELT from the exons ATGGCAGGAATCAACGC CGGAGATGAAAAGCTCGTTTTCGAGTCTTCCGAGGCTGTCTCGGTG GCTCCAACTT TCGAAGCACTTAATTTGAAAGAGGATCTATTAAGAGGTATTTATGCTTATAACTTTGAAAAACCATCTGCAATTCAACAAAGAGCAATTATACCTATAATGAGAGGTAGAGATGTTATCGCACAAGCACAatcaggtacaggtaaaacagcaactttttcaatttctgcATTACAATCAATTGATACAAAAATTAGAGAATCACAAGTTTTAGTTTTATCACCAACAAGAGAATTagcaattcaaattcaaactgttgtattagctttaggtgattaTATGAATGTTTCTTGTCATGCTTGTATTGGTGGTACAagtgtaggtgaagatattaGAAAATTGGAAGCTGGTCAACAAGTCGTTAGTGGTACTCCTGGTAGAGTATTCGATATGAtcagaagaaggaatttgaGAACTAAGGatatcaag ATGCTCATTCTCGATGAATCCGATGAACTTCTTAACAAAGGTTTCAAAGATCAAATCTACGATATTTACCGATACCTTCCTCCTGCTACTCAGGTAGTAGTAGTATCTGCTACTCTCCCTCATGATGTACTCGAAATGACCACCAAATTCATGACTGATCCTATCCGAATTTTGGTCAAGCGTGATGAGTTGACATTAGAAGGTATCAAGCAGTTCTTTGTTGCCgtagaaaaggaagattGGAAATTCGACACTTTATGTGACTTATACGATAC TCTTACTATCACTCAAGCTGTCATCTTCTGTAATACTCGAAGAAAGGTAGATTGGTTGACTGAGAAAATGAGAGAAGCCAATTTCACTGTTAGTAGTATGCATGGTGAAATGGTACAAAAGGAAAGAGATGCTATCATGGCTGAATTCAGAGGTGGTCAAAG TCGAGTACTCATTACAACCGATGTTTGGGCACGAGGTATCGATGTACAACAAGTATCATTAGTTATCAACTACGATTTACCAACATCGCGTGAAAACTACTTGCACAGAATAGGTAGATCAGGTAGATTCGGTAGAAAAGGTGTAGCTATCAACTTTGTCACAGTTGAGGATGTAAGAATCCTTAGAGATATCGAACAGTATTATTCTACTCAAATCGATGAAATGCCTATGAACGTTACTGAACTTACATAG
- a CDS encoding sorting nexin-4 produces MSSQPIDEDGFHSIAWDDAPPRNTIVSPSSPFDEEGDGFETISHSHSQSSTTHDEGVASTSTGTVTGMERRERQGSVQADPNEWNGKWMSIEVREPIKEHEGSKDMYVSYAVKTQTNLTTFPKSMAIVRRRFQDFVFLRDHLVKNFPACVVPPIPDKHRLEYIKGDRFGPEFIERRRLDLQRFTERIARHPTLQRSQLVNDFLQSSEWTVAKHHHISHPPPESHTSIMDSLSDTFINAFSKVRKPDGRFVEMAEELERFEEGLTSVERLVGRGKQRVDDLSTDYQDMAAAYQGLGYLESGITEPLNRFAEKMLDFSALLKHMNAQTVEPFLIQSNSLLAYTNSHRNVIKLRDQKQLDFEELSAYLSAIVSERDRLAALNSGHSAAPVGLGTYLRDQVDKFRGTDDIHTRRERIRKMDGKIKELQDAVTTAHETSTAFSDEVLKEHTVFDLSKKEEMKEILQTYADGQVEMLQRAMDDWDKIIPLLQRIRVDV; encoded by the exons ATGTCATCTCAACCTATTGATGAGGATGGATTCCATTCTATAGCATGGGATGATGCACCACCAAGAAATACAATagtatcaccttcatctccCTTTGATGAGGAAGGTGATGGATTTGAAACTATATCACACTCTCATTCACAAAGCTCCACCACGCATGATGAAGGGGTCGCATCAACCTCAACTGGTACAGTGACTGgaatggaaagaagagaaagacaaGGTTCAGTTCAAGCTGATCCAAATGAATGGAATGGCAAATGGATGAGTATAGAAGTTAGAGAACCTATAAAGGAGCATGAAGGTAGTAAAGATATGTACGTTTCGTATGCTGTCAAAACTCAG ACAAACCTCACCACTTTCCCAAAATCAATGGCAATTGTGCGAAGACGATTTCAAGATTTCGTATTTTTACGAGATCACTTAGTAAAGAATTTTCCTGCTTGTGTAGTACCTCCTATACCAGACAAACATCGACTAG AATACATCAAAGGGGATAGGTTCGGGCCCGAATTTATCGAAAGGCGACGTTTAGA CTTACAACGCTTCACTGAAAGAATAGCTAGACATCCTACTTTGCAGCGCAGTCAATTGGTCAATGACTTCTTACAGAGTTCAGAATGG ACCGTTGCCAAACATCACCATATATCccatccaccacctgaatCACATACTTCAATAATGGATTCATTATCCGATACCTTCATAAATGCGTTCTCGAAAGTACGCAAACCCGATGGCAGATTTGTTGAGATggcagaagaattagaaaggtttgaagaaggtttaacCTCGGTGGAAAGACTGGTAGGAAGAGGTAAACAAAGAGTAGATG ATTTATCGAcggattatcaagatatggCTGCCGCTTACCAAGGTTTAGGATATCTTGAATCAGGTATAACAGAACCATTGAATAGATTCGCAGAGAAAATGTTGGATTTCTCAGCGTTGTTAAAACACATG AATGCACAGACAGTTGAACCATTCTTGATTCAATCAAACTCCTTACTAGCTTATACGAATTCACATCGAAACGTTATCAAATTACGTGATCAGAAGCAATTGGATTTCGAGGAATTATCAGCATATCTGTCAGCTATAGTATCGGAACGCGATAGATTAGCTGCTCTAAATTCTGGTCATTCAGCTGCCCCTGTAGGATTAGGTACTTATTTACGAGATCAAGTCGATAAGTTTAGGGGAACAGATGATATACATactagaagagaaagaattaggAAAATGGATGGAAAGATCAAGGAG CTGCAAGACGCTGTGACCACCGCTCACGAAACCTCAACGGCATTTTCGGATGAAGTTTTAAAGGAGCATACAGTATTCGATCTAtccaagaaagaagaaatgaaagagattttACAGACTTATGCAGATGGTCAAGTTGAGATGTTGCAACGTGCGATGGATGATTGGgataaa ATCATACCTCTGTTGCAGAGAATAAGGGTTGATGTGTAG